In Hydrogenispora ethanolica, the genomic window CGGTCCGCCAGTATAAACCGGATCCGGTCTCCCGGGAAGATATTCTGCGGGTGCTGGACGCCGCCAACTGGGCGCCGTCGGCCATGAACTGGCAGCCCTGGCGGTTCCTCGTCGTCTCCGGGGAGCGCCAGAAGGCGCTGGGAGAGAGCTACCGGGCGGTGGTTGAGAATTATACCCGGAACTGGGATGAGGCGGCGGAGCGAAAGGCGGCGATCTCGCGGGATGCGTTCATCCGCTACGCGGCCAACTTCGGCAACGCCCCGGTCCTCTTGGTGCTGACCGTTCCGGCCAGCGCCGAGCCGAACATCGCCAAAGCCAACCTGGAGAGCGCCAGCGCGGCCATGGAAAATCTGGTGCTGGCCGCGACTGCCCTGGGCCTGGGAACGTGTTGGATGACCGGGCCCTTGAACGACGAGGGGGGACTCCGCCGGGTGCTGGAGATTCCGGACGATCAGGCGCTGGTGGCCGTGACGCCGCTGGGTTATCCGGCGGCGCTGCCGCGGCCCTTGCCCCGGGTGGACCCGGACCTGACCGCCAAGGTCCAGTGGTTGGATTGAGATGGCCCATCCTCCAATATCCGTTCAAGGAGTTCCGATGAATCGAACGCGTCTCTCCCGGGAGACTCATAGCCGGGCGGCGGAGTCCGGGTACGCCCCGTGCGGCATCATTCCGGCGGATTCGTTCCAGGAATACCTCGGTACCTGGATGGGCGGGTGGCCCGATTTTCGCAGTCGCGGCAATGCCTTGCGGGGTCAGGACAGAGTTCGCTTGCCGGCGCGCGGTTGGGTAGGGGGCCTCGGCAACGTGGCCCGGTGTGGCATGAGGAGGGTATGACATGTCGACGATATTTAAACGCCGGAGCATCCGGCGGTATACCGCTCAGCCGGTAACTCCGGCGCAGCTCGAA contains:
- a CDS encoding nitroreductase family protein — its product is MDFFEVVKNRRSVRQYKPDPVSREDILRVLDAANWAPSAMNWQPWRFLVVSGERQKALGESYRAVVENYTRNWDEAAERKAAISRDAFIRYAANFGNAPVLLVLTVPASAEPNIAKANLESASAAMENLVLAATALGLGTCWMTGPLNDEGGLRRVLEIPDDQALVAVTPLGYPAALPRPLPRVDPDLTAKVQWLD